A region from the Cystobacter ferrugineus genome encodes:
- the moaC gene encoding cyclic pyranopterin monophosphate synthase MoaC: protein MKMVDVGGKEKTERVAVATARLRMQPATLERILQGQVEKGDVLAAARLAGVMAAKRTPDVIPLCHPIALSGVEVVPTPVEDGLEFRVTVRTVDRTGVEMEALTAACAAALTVYDMCKSVDRGMVLERVQLDHKAGGRSGTWDRGEGS, encoded by the coding sequence GTGAAGATGGTGGACGTGGGAGGCAAGGAGAAGACGGAGCGGGTGGCGGTGGCGACCGCGCGGTTGCGCATGCAGCCGGCGACGCTCGAGCGCATCCTCCAGGGCCAGGTGGAGAAGGGGGACGTGCTGGCCGCCGCGCGGCTCGCCGGGGTGATGGCGGCCAAGCGCACGCCGGATGTCATCCCGCTGTGTCACCCCATCGCCCTGTCGGGCGTGGAGGTGGTGCCCACCCCGGTGGAGGACGGGCTGGAGTTCCGCGTGACGGTGCGGACGGTGGATAGAACGGGCGTGGAGATGGAGGCGCTCACCGCGGCGTGCGCGGCGGCCCTCACCGTCTACGACATGTGCAAGAGCGTGGATCGGGGCATGGTGCTCGAGCGCGTCCAGTTGGATCACAAGGCCGGGGGTCGCTCCGGGACATGGGACCGGGGCGAGGGCTCATAG
- a CDS encoding cyclic nucleotide-binding domain-containing protein encodes MDALLLKKVALFEGLTHSQLHRVAAIARPRGYEAGACLFREGEVGKEMFILLEGKVRISQQVPGMGEEALAILEKGQYFGEMSVIEDIPRSADAFAHTACTLWVIEREQLDQLMFTDKDLAYVLLWSFVRTLSVRLRESNEKMKTFLALSRF; translated from the coding sequence ATGGATGCCTTGCTCCTCAAGAAGGTTGCGCTCTTCGAGGGCCTCACCCACAGTCAACTCCACCGGGTGGCAGCGATCGCCCGGCCCCGGGGCTACGAAGCGGGCGCCTGTCTGTTCCGGGAGGGGGAGGTGGGAAAGGAAATGTTCATCCTCCTGGAAGGCAAGGTGCGCATCTCCCAGCAGGTGCCCGGCATGGGCGAGGAGGCGCTCGCCATCCTGGAAAAGGGCCAGTACTTCGGGGAGATGTCGGTCATCGAGGACATTCCCCGCTCGGCCGACGCGTTCGCCCATACCGCATGTACGTTGTGGGTCATTGAACGTGAGCAGCTGGATCAGCTCATGTTCACGGACAAGGATCTGGCGTATGTGCTGTTGTGGAGCTTCGTCCGGACCCTGTCCGTGCGACTGCGAGAGTCGAACGAGAAGATGAAGACGTTCCTGGCGCTCTCGCGGTTCTGA
- a CDS encoding ATP-binding protein, with protein MRARFAQRTLLATGVLALLCVVFVLGRPLPSSEYDQYRLRLRQLRVQSSELERDLLQFHLGLSGTADIPPESFARLRGEVESLRRFPPQLLAEEQQRLSTALDNFVRALVDEELLHTRLHQLEQRRDELQTNLERTSSEFAVRSPPGEPRERLQMLTRAIRGGAEDGDLPHLEGALAALARELAGQPGEEASRAKLEADARSLLARTKEARETLQLLMERTATPAAEQIITTYFQLHERAQTRAERFRIVLFVITLLLAAFVLLVLWRLTRASKELDTLNAELERRVEERTAALSTANTELRESEARKAAILESALDGIITLDEAGRILDFNPAAEHIFRLRGAQAVGRDFLSLALSASVRPEQRTAVTRALRADAVAGQATRLELPVLRTDGSTFPAELTLLRVRSEGPPRFTTYVRDITERQEVERLKNEFVSTVSHELRTPLTSIRGSLGLLDGGILGELPAAARDMVRIACSNTERLIRLINDILDLEKMESGMLELKLQPVESADVIETTFSGVQAMADGARVRLRHQVIGAGTVRADRDRLIQVLTNLVSNAIKFSPVDGEVEVIAAQDARGQVRFTVKDQGPGIPPDKRDRLFGKFQQIDSSDSRTKGGTGLGLAISQAIVEQHGGHIEVHGEPGEGAIFSFALPSGRAGSGVVSRVKDDSRHSILVVTTDAELSGRMRGLLTHEGYRVLRTPSLEEAERLIDVGAPDALVVDPRQTDGRELDFVRRLREQPRTRELPIIMLTEQHEGSVQPLLVDWMLKPFDETRFLRTVRYAVRQPGQARVLLVDDDVSTRQVLRAQLERLGAVCYEAQDGEDAVALARATPPDLIVLDVGLPRMDGFEVVDILRQGKGRGTPLIVFTGRDLSSVDEHQLTLGHTRHHIKARTTEEALMTSVRELLNGLLAQHESGHGPHKEAS; from the coding sequence GTGAGAGCCCGCTTCGCCCAGCGTACCCTGCTCGCCACGGGAGTCCTCGCGCTCCTGTGCGTCGTCTTCGTGCTGGGCCGTCCCCTCCCCTCCTCCGAGTACGACCAGTACCGCCTCCGGCTGCGCCAGCTCCGGGTGCAGAGCAGCGAGCTGGAGCGCGATCTGCTCCAGTTCCACCTGGGCCTGTCGGGCACGGCCGACATCCCACCGGAGTCCTTCGCCAGACTCCGCGGCGAGGTGGAGTCGCTGCGGCGCTTCCCGCCCCAGCTCCTGGCCGAGGAGCAGCAGAGGTTGAGCACGGCGCTGGACAACTTCGTGCGCGCGCTGGTGGACGAGGAGCTGCTGCACACACGTCTGCATCAGCTCGAGCAGCGCCGCGACGAGCTCCAGACGAACCTCGAACGGACCTCCTCCGAGTTCGCCGTCCGGAGTCCTCCGGGAGAGCCCCGCGAGCGGCTCCAGATGCTCACACGCGCCATCCGGGGCGGCGCGGAGGATGGCGACCTGCCCCACCTGGAGGGCGCACTCGCCGCCCTCGCCAGGGAGCTGGCCGGCCAGCCTGGCGAGGAAGCGTCGCGCGCGAAGCTGGAAGCGGATGCCCGGAGCCTCCTCGCCCGGACGAAGGAGGCCAGGGAGACACTCCAACTCCTGATGGAGCGCACCGCCACTCCCGCGGCCGAGCAGATCATCACCACCTACTTCCAGCTCCACGAGCGGGCGCAGACACGCGCCGAGCGCTTCCGCATCGTCCTCTTCGTCATCACCCTACTGCTCGCCGCCTTCGTGCTGCTGGTGCTCTGGCGCCTGACCCGCGCGAGCAAGGAACTCGACACCCTCAACGCGGAGCTGGAGCGGCGGGTGGAGGAGCGCACCGCGGCGCTGTCCACCGCCAACACGGAGCTGCGCGAGAGCGAGGCGCGCAAGGCGGCCATCCTGGAGAGCGCCCTCGACGGCATCATCACCCTGGACGAGGCGGGCCGCATCCTGGACTTCAACCCCGCCGCGGAGCACATCTTCCGGCTGCGCGGCGCCCAGGCCGTGGGCCGCGACTTCCTCTCCCTCGCCCTGTCCGCGTCGGTGAGGCCCGAGCAACGCACGGCGGTGACGCGGGCCCTGCGCGCCGACGCCGTGGCGGGCCAGGCCACGCGCCTGGAGCTGCCCGTCCTGCGCACCGACGGCTCCACCTTTCCCGCCGAGCTCACGCTCCTGCGGGTGCGCAGCGAGGGCCCCCCGCGCTTCACCACCTACGTGCGCGACATCACCGAGCGCCAGGAGGTGGAGCGGCTGAAGAACGAGTTCGTCTCCACGGTGAGCCACGAGCTGCGCACGCCCCTCACCTCCATCCGCGGCTCGCTGGGCCTGCTGGATGGCGGCATCCTCGGGGAGCTTCCCGCGGCCGCGCGGGACATGGTGCGCATCGCCTGCTCCAACACCGAGCGCCTCATCCGCCTCATCAACGACATCCTCGACCTGGAGAAGATGGAGTCCGGCATGCTGGAGCTCAAGCTCCAGCCGGTGGAGAGCGCCGACGTCATCGAGACCACCTTCAGCGGCGTGCAGGCCATGGCGGATGGCGCGCGGGTGCGCCTGCGCCACCAGGTCATCGGCGCCGGCACGGTGCGGGCGGATCGGGACCGGCTCATCCAGGTGCTCACCAACCTCGTCTCCAACGCCATCAAGTTCTCCCCCGTGGACGGCGAGGTGGAGGTGATCGCCGCCCAGGACGCCCGCGGCCAGGTGCGCTTCACCGTGAAGGACCAGGGCCCCGGCATCCCCCCGGACAAACGCGACCGGCTCTTCGGCAAGTTCCAGCAGATCGACAGCTCGGACTCGCGCACCAAGGGCGGCACCGGTCTGGGGCTGGCCATCTCCCAGGCCATCGTCGAGCAGCATGGCGGCCACATCGAGGTCCACGGCGAGCCGGGCGAGGGCGCCATCTTCTCCTTCGCGCTGCCCTCGGGGCGCGCGGGCTCGGGCGTCGTGTCGCGGGTGAAGGATGACTCGCGCCACTCCATCCTCGTGGTGACCACGGACGCGGAGCTGTCCGGCCGCATGCGCGGCCTGCTCACCCACGAGGGCTACCGCGTGCTGCGCACCCCCTCGCTGGAGGAAGCCGAGCGGCTCATCGACGTGGGCGCGCCGGACGCGCTGGTGGTGGATCCCCGGCAGACCGATGGCCGGGAGCTAGACTTCGTGCGCCGGCTGCGCGAGCAACCGCGCACCCGGGAGCTGCCCATCATCATGCTCACCGAGCAGCACGAGGGCTCTGTCCAGCCCCTGCTCGTGGACTGGATGCTCAAGCCCTTCGACGAGACGCGCTTCTTGCGCACGGTGCGCTACGCGGTGCGCCAGCCCGGCCAGGCGCGCGTGCTGCTCGTGGATGACGACGTGAGCACGCGCCAGGTGCTCCGCGCCCAGTTGGAGCGGCTCGGCGCCGTCTGCTACGAGGCCCAGGATGGAGAGGACGCGGTGGCGCTCGCGCGCGCCACCCCGCCGGACCTCATCGTCCTGGACGTGGGCCTGCCGCGCATGGACGGCTTCGAGGTGGTGGACATCCTGCGCCAGGGCAAGGGCCGCGGCACGCCGCTCATCGTCTTCACCGGAAGGGACTTGTCCTCGGTGGACGAGCACCAG
- a CDS encoding hybrid sensor histidine kinase/response regulator: MGGRIRAKDWSQTPLGPMESWPPCLRTVVSLCVASPFPILIAWGPRRVMLYNDVFRALGGGPSPHLLGQPLSEYWGPAWTELRDHYDKAFAGQPVILENQPLFRDRGGRLEETFFSGAFSPIRDERGEIAGVWNPLTETTRQVLHERRTRTLGDVALAMANAQTLPEVFTLAARTLEDHARDLPFTLFYVRDTRGSTLRLVSSTGLPPGTAASPALLFSHGDGAGGWPLEEVMRARQPIRVGHLEERFGPLRCGPYPEPPREAVALPIHLPGEEEPTALLLTGVSSRLELNEPYLEFHRLLANAMTTATLQCHARADWVKSRRREEQRAAELEAVIESIPDGVCIADTSGHIRTNRIDPAILGSSGIEEALQRALRGESSTREVYLAQNGGEKQRVIRSATAPVRLRETIVGAVSINVDITERKRAEAEREVLLANEQAARGEAERANRKKDEFLARVSHELATPLVGMRLWLELLQTDESKRTEAIAALTQCTQTQSRIVHDLLDTARALSGKLSVMIEACEPSEPIQAAVADLTPMARQKGLTLEMILQETPLVQADPRRMRQVVSNLLSNAVKFTPPGGRVEVRLEPERGGVCIVVQDTGRGFPSEFQPLLFSPFRQEEEGTTRVNGGLGLGLAIVRQLVELQGGTVWAESPGRDQGAIFTVWLPAHEDTGEPPRAESTNAVALQLEGLRLLLVEDDALTRTAVTSILEHHGARVEAVESVASALSTLASTSGFDALVCDIAMPQEDGYSLIRKVRAMNGPISQVPAAAFTAHMREEDRLQVLEAGFQMHIPKSLEPDQLIAQLRTLVGKPPTKP, translated from the coding sequence ATGGGTGGCCGTATCCGCGCCAAGGACTGGTCACAGACACCATTGGGCCCCATGGAGTCGTGGCCGCCCTGCCTGCGCACGGTGGTGTCCCTGTGCGTGGCGTCCCCCTTCCCCATCCTCATCGCCTGGGGGCCCCGGCGGGTGATGCTCTACAACGATGTCTTCCGCGCGCTCGGCGGTGGCCCGTCTCCCCATCTGCTTGGCCAACCCCTCAGCGAGTATTGGGGACCGGCCTGGACGGAGCTGCGCGACCATTACGACAAGGCCTTCGCGGGCCAGCCGGTCATCCTCGAGAACCAGCCCCTGTTTCGCGACCGCGGCGGCCGCCTCGAGGAGACGTTCTTCTCGGGAGCCTTCAGCCCGATCCGGGATGAGCGCGGAGAGATCGCAGGGGTGTGGAACCCCCTCACCGAGACCACCCGGCAGGTGTTGCACGAGCGCCGGACACGCACGCTAGGCGACGTGGCCCTGGCCATGGCCAATGCCCAGACACTCCCGGAAGTCTTCACGCTCGCCGCGCGGACGCTCGAGGACCATGCGCGCGATCTCCCCTTCACCCTCTTCTATGTCCGGGACACCAGGGGAAGCACCCTGCGGCTGGTGAGCAGCACGGGCCTTCCGCCTGGCACGGCGGCGAGTCCCGCCCTCCTGTTCTCCCACGGAGATGGTGCCGGCGGATGGCCGCTCGAGGAGGTGATGCGTGCCCGCCAGCCCATCCGGGTCGGACACCTCGAGGAGCGCTTCGGCCCACTGCGCTGTGGGCCCTATCCGGAGCCACCCCGGGAGGCGGTGGCGCTCCCCATCCACCTGCCAGGAGAGGAAGAGCCCACCGCGCTCCTGCTGACCGGGGTGAGCTCACGCCTGGAGTTGAACGAGCCCTACCTCGAATTCCACCGCCTCCTGGCCAACGCGATGACCACCGCCACCCTCCAGTGTCATGCCCGGGCCGACTGGGTGAAGTCCCGGCGGCGGGAGGAACAGCGCGCGGCCGAGCTGGAGGCGGTCATCGAGAGCATCCCCGACGGCGTCTGCATCGCCGATACCTCGGGCCACATCCGCACCAATCGGATCGATCCGGCCATCCTGGGCTCCAGCGGCATCGAGGAAGCGCTCCAGCGGGCCCTGCGTGGAGAGTCGTCGACCCGTGAGGTGTACCTGGCGCAGAACGGCGGCGAGAAGCAGCGGGTCATCCGCTCGGCCACCGCGCCCGTCCGGCTGCGCGAGACCATCGTCGGGGCGGTGAGCATCAACGTGGACATCACCGAGCGCAAGCGCGCCGAGGCGGAACGGGAAGTCCTGCTGGCCAATGAGCAGGCGGCCCGCGGCGAAGCGGAGCGGGCCAACCGGAAGAAGGACGAGTTCCTCGCCCGGGTCTCACATGAGCTGGCCACCCCGCTGGTGGGAATGAGGCTGTGGCTGGAGCTGCTCCAGACGGACGAGAGCAAGCGGACGGAGGCGATCGCCGCGCTGACCCAGTGCACACAGACCCAGTCGAGGATCGTCCATGATCTGCTGGACACCGCGCGGGCCCTCTCCGGCAAGCTGAGCGTGATGATCGAGGCCTGCGAGCCCAGCGAGCCCATCCAGGCGGCGGTCGCCGACCTCACGCCCATGGCCCGGCAGAAGGGCCTGACGCTCGAGATGATCCTCCAGGAGACGCCCCTGGTGCAGGCGGATCCGAGGAGGATGCGGCAGGTGGTGTCCAACCTCCTGTCCAACGCCGTGAAGTTCACCCCGCCCGGTGGAAGGGTGGAGGTCCGCCTGGAGCCGGAGCGCGGTGGGGTCTGCATCGTCGTCCAGGACACGGGCAGGGGCTTCCCGTCCGAATTCCAGCCGTTGCTCTTCTCGCCCTTCCGACAGGAAGAGGAGGGCACGACCCGCGTCAATGGTGGACTGGGCCTGGGGCTCGCCATCGTGCGGCAACTGGTGGAGTTGCAGGGCGGCACGGTGTGGGCGGAGAGCCCGGGCCGGGACCAGGGCGCGATCTTCACCGTGTGGCTGCCCGCGCACGAGGACACCGGCGAGCCCCCTCGCGCCGAGAGCACGAACGCCGTCGCGCTCCAGCTCGAGGGACTCCGGCTGCTGCTGGTGGAGGACGACGCGCTCACGCGCACGGCGGTGACGTCGATCCTCGAACACCATGGCGCGCGCGTGGAGGCGGTGGAGAGCGTGGCCAGCGCGCTCTCCACCCTGGCCAGCACCAGCGGGTTCGACGCGCTGGTGTGTGACATCGCCATGCCCCAGGAGGACGGCTACAGCCTCATCCGCAAGGTCCGCGCGATGAACGGACCCATCAGCCAGGTACCCGCCGCCGCGTTCACCGCCCACATGCGCGAGGAAGACCGACTCCAGGTGCTCGAGGCGGGGTTCCAGATGCACATCCCCAAGTCCCTCGAACCCGATCAGCTCATCGCCCAGCTCAGGACCCTGGTGGGCAAGCCGCCCACGAAGCCCTGA
- a CDS encoding trans-sulfuration enzyme family protein, with amino-acid sequence MSTPTSTKPQTVAVHAGSRLTGSKSQPVVPHIQMSAVSFFESSDELDEALDGKDYVYSRIAAPNAALLEEAVAALEGAEACVAYSSGMAALRAVFDAQRFQPGDTLVMPADGYGVTRLLFKNLAERTGARIEALLLSEPSAIERVRALRPRFVLAESITNPLLRVPDLAALSQVCREVGALLAVDATFPSPYGQRPCTLGVDYSIQSTTKWLNGHSDALGGTVSGTRERLAPLRAARLLNGDVLGPFEAWLTLRGVRTLPVRMKVHAENAAHVARRLAACPLLSRVHYPGLPDHPDHAVARRVLHGGFGGMVAFEIQGAGRPECFRFLEAVKLARAAPSLGDVGTLVMHAASASARRMTPEERRAAGIGESLIRVSVGLEDPDDIADDLIAAVSEAMNR; translated from the coding sequence ATGAGTACCCCAACGAGCACCAAACCCCAGACGGTGGCGGTCCACGCGGGCTCGCGGCTCACGGGCAGCAAGTCCCAGCCCGTGGTGCCGCACATCCAGATGTCCGCGGTGAGCTTCTTCGAGAGCAGCGACGAGCTGGACGAGGCCCTGGATGGCAAGGACTACGTCTACTCGCGCATCGCCGCGCCCAACGCGGCGCTCCTGGAAGAGGCCGTGGCGGCGCTGGAGGGCGCGGAGGCGTGCGTGGCCTACTCCAGTGGCATGGCCGCGCTGCGCGCCGTCTTCGATGCGCAGCGCTTCCAGCCGGGGGACACGCTCGTGATGCCGGCGGATGGCTATGGTGTCACCCGCCTGCTCTTCAAGAACCTCGCCGAGCGGACCGGGGCTCGTATCGAGGCGCTCCTGCTCTCGGAGCCCTCGGCGATCGAGCGGGTGCGCGCGCTGCGCCCCCGGTTCGTGCTCGCCGAGAGCATCACCAATCCGCTGCTGCGCGTGCCGGACCTCGCGGCGCTGTCCCAGGTCTGCCGCGAGGTGGGCGCGCTGCTGGCGGTGGACGCGACGTTCCCGTCTCCGTATGGCCAGCGGCCGTGCACGCTGGGGGTGGACTACTCCATCCAGTCCACGACGAAGTGGCTCAACGGGCACAGCGATGCGCTGGGGGGCACGGTGAGCGGCACCCGCGAGCGGCTCGCGCCCCTGCGCGCCGCGCGTCTGCTCAACGGCGACGTGCTGGGACCGTTCGAGGCGTGGCTCACCCTGCGCGGGGTACGCACCCTGCCGGTGCGCATGAAGGTCCATGCGGAGAACGCGGCGCACGTGGCCCGGCGGCTCGCCGCCTGTCCGCTCCTCTCGCGCGTGCACTACCCGGGGCTGCCGGATCATCCCGACCACGCGGTGGCCCGGCGCGTCCTGCACGGGGGCTTTGGTGGCATGGTGGCCTTCGAGATCCAGGGGGCGGGCCGTCCCGAGTGCTTCCGCTTCCTGGAGGCGGTGAAGCTCGCGCGCGCGGCGCCCTCGCTCGGAGACGTGGGCACGTTGGTCATGCACGCGGCCAGCGCGAGCGCGCGCCGCATGACTCCCGAGGAGCGGCGGGCCGCCGGTATCGGCGAGAGCCTCATCCGTGTCTCGGTGGGGTTGGAAGATCCAGATGACATCGCCGACGACCTGATCGCCGCGGTGTCGGAGGCGATGAATCGGTGA
- a CDS encoding response regulator, translated as MTIHKVLLVDDEDDIRTIGQVSLSRVGGWQTVLASSGADALAKAAAERPDLILLDVMMPGMDGPTTLARLRAQESTATTPVIFMTAKIQKQEVARYLELGAVGVIGKPFNPLTLPTDIKKLLPST; from the coding sequence ATGACGATTCACAAGGTCCTGCTCGTGGATGACGAGGACGACATCCGGACCATCGGCCAGGTGAGTCTGAGCCGCGTGGGCGGCTGGCAGACGGTGCTCGCCTCGTCCGGGGCCGACGCGCTGGCCAAGGCCGCCGCCGAGCGGCCCGACCTCATCCTCCTGGACGTGATGATGCCGGGCATGGACGGGCCCACCACCCTCGCCCGGCTCCGGGCCCAGGAGTCCACCGCGACCACGCCCGTCATCTTCATGACGGCGAAGATCCAGAAGCAGGAAGTGGCACGCTACCTGGAGCTGGGCGCCGTGGGCGTCATCGGCAAGCCCTTCAATCCGCTCACCCTGCCCACGGACATCAAGAAGCTGCTGCCGTCCACCTGA
- the trxB gene encoding thioredoxin-disulfide reductase, whose product MAEKINKVTIIGSGPAGYTAAIYAARANLQPVMFAGGPTLEDAQRVPGGQLMITTEVENYPGFPQGITGPELMEHFQKQAERFGTVIHMENVVKVDLSKRPFFIQGESVSCYSETVIIATGASAKWLHIKGEDQFKNRGVSACATCDGAFYKNQDVLVVGGGDTAMEEATYLAKIVKSVTVVHRRDTLRASKVMQERALKNPKISFVWDSAVEEVVGNERGMTGAVVRNLKTGDARQVEATGLFVAIGHTPTTNLFQGVLEMHPSGYLKTVPGSTRTSLPGVFACGDVQDSYYRQAITAAGSGCMAAIDAERWLIEEGA is encoded by the coding sequence GTGGCGGAGAAGATCAACAAGGTGACCATCATTGGCTCGGGACCCGCGGGTTACACCGCGGCCATCTATGCCGCGCGCGCCAACCTGCAGCCGGTCATGTTCGCCGGTGGCCCCACGCTCGAGGACGCGCAGCGCGTGCCCGGTGGCCAGCTCATGATTACCACCGAGGTGGAGAACTATCCGGGCTTCCCCCAGGGCATCACCGGGCCGGAGCTGATGGAGCACTTCCAGAAGCAGGCCGAGCGCTTTGGCACCGTCATCCACATGGAGAACGTGGTGAAGGTGGACCTGTCCAAGCGCCCCTTCTTCATCCAGGGCGAGTCGGTGAGCTGTTACTCGGAGACGGTCATCATCGCCACCGGGGCGAGCGCCAAGTGGCTGCACATCAAGGGCGAGGACCAGTTCAAGAACCGGGGCGTGTCCGCGTGCGCCACGTGTGACGGGGCCTTCTACAAGAACCAGGACGTGCTGGTGGTGGGCGGCGGCGACACCGCCATGGAGGAGGCCACGTACCTGGCGAAGATCGTCAAGAGCGTCACCGTCGTCCACCGGCGTGACACCCTGCGCGCCTCGAAGGTCATGCAGGAGCGGGCGCTGAAGAACCCGAAGATTTCCTTCGTCTGGGACAGCGCCGTCGAGGAGGTGGTGGGCAACGAGCGCGGGATGACGGGCGCCGTGGTGCGCAACCTCAAGACGGGCGACGCGCGTCAGGTGGAGGCCACCGGCCTGTTCGTGGCCATCGGGCACACGCCCACCACGAACCTGTTCCAGGGCGTGCTGGAGATGCACCCCTCGGGCTACCTCAAGACGGTGCCGGGCAGCACCCGCACGTCCCTGCCCGGGGTGTTCGCTTGTGGCGATGTGCAGGACAGCTACTACCGCCAGGCCATCACCGCCGCGGGCTCGGGCTGCATGGCCGCCATCGACGCGGAGCGCTGGCTCATCGAGGAAGGCGCCTGA